The following are encoded in a window of Drosophila simulans strain w501 chromosome 3L, Prin_Dsim_3.1, whole genome shotgun sequence genomic DNA:
- the LOC6738797 gene encoding uncharacterized protein LOC6738797 isoform X2: MGGGFAAPPITLASNQRPVALDQAEIPIPATDMHEKLLEKEDKTERTNLLGRSKDKPPKDKPPKQSKFAERLRRSFRRGDHRSLEIKRQEPTAEELKAKSRATPPPPSTLRSDNNNRLPFALSHLNLPGLGLGVGVGVGGHINPALLLDSPDECTPPEYAYQHLSSVATTNSSTSLESSCELGELSGSQNSVFYWASMGGEVSTSAGAAAADGTGGTGAGTGAGAGAAVPIEGQDRRRLETQKSSRSEQQPITTNASSAPGNSSRSCSLTSDSSSIRLTRLQNFLFKSSNESSRSCQGHSNEGFTVSSHNSSSGEWEQLGAYLSSSSGVGGGHDFQGGSFPEESTPDDTDATLPVETSSSGGGGGYYQYTLTSPNNPFLPEITARTYHSTYSEDGAVEGGEPTTEDLQLDGKYGCAGSRSAQLPTPSYSRAGSQESTHSEGGGPPGPTPSPASSSSSTPGRHRRKLFSLNSPTRLLHHQQQQAPQSGANSASPPSGGSSNDGGGGKFNSASLVRSLNPFLPSVTSPKKAPHKQSAVTSPGSLTPDLSTKREEFLRATMKICLVVSPPNSKLQLKSKSLTHLDGLDSGVVACQHGPPGMATSTTATTSTTATTAGGIGATSGLFATNGAPGSLGRQANVTEKGERAGGCLSPSAPQPFSHSPPHHPPTIYTQAPQIVRRMPSLMLSPTLDETTTTASSSCFGTGHPSAGSFHQHQHQHHHQQPPGGVSSASGTTTSTTSTHAVPSSKHFQSAGEAAATSSSSTLSPHSATSATLGGGGVGGGGGAGGGGLTSPVGCSTSSGSTVKKKSSFMKRKKPLLTRSEVSSSEFFSVSFCLDSSQQPDEEFIPATKGVTLLNALSHALRRRNLSFTQITITDNNPTPSFLDAGPSLLPVSVDEQTDVESLAGHHLCITERGSNRKPLQKAASFGSRQPPPRLLPSVSTEETSESGVAPGKQIKQRWSSIFGIKNPQQSQLCELLNSYAKNGVPQRADSMNFDHPDLVNSLAYLQGMHKSWRDFVNSDSMSESEVKIQTAIWELVTTEVYYIHALQTVTDLFLACLEAVQEERLLIDVDQARLFSNVRAVCEANIKFWTLWLYPMVAHSVITHEPLRCAFFQEGFLSFASIFAPYKIYCAEQSTCQFYCKELNHNNALFTSYLAWCESQKMCNRLRLADIVVRPMQRLTKYSLLLAAIKKHMSDVEEIEAIDVMMHSVENFVGSVNNHLTMRQENERLKGVMVRIESYDVVDTNNEMLDKLIKQHSQMFDLCAPMRGCPAYHVRHLFMEGDHKFKDNLGKSDVHCFLLTDLLLVCKTIAKRGLGALKVIRQPYLTDQLIVQLAPNNTLNCVYLNEFQVATTAFTLQCTEAKNWYDALWRAKTIYQRLKRGGGGGGSGSGTVGGGDSFRFGGSATSGGTADSLGVRKSPMNSSICSHVSSANNSHSGSVEWNDSRNISVDFEKTNSVSSDEGSSIMTGNHGVNLKGKQQLISGLHKTKMGIIGQMGSKSANTLSVQPMNHLGQSLPNLNMHHSHTVPLRRGMAFSTSTKNPPLRKTRNITSQNSINWHQIPATPTPPSPRSQYQSPGVVCMQKSLPLLLPTSTDEGQGPTQPPPPLQKQLSHQAPLPTSIHNQSSTETDV, encoded by the exons ATGGGTGGTGGCTTTGCGGCGCCACCGATTACACTAGCCAGCAACCAGCGACCAGTGGCTTTGGACCAGGCCGAGATACCCATTCCGGCGACGGATATGCACGAGAAACTCCTGGAGAAGGAAGACAAGACTGAGAGGACCAATCTGCTGGGCAGGTCCAAGGACAAACCGCCCAAGGACAAGCCGCCCAAGCAGTCAAAGTTCGCAGAGCGCTTGCGGCGCTCCTTCCGCCGCGGCGATCATCGATCCTTGGAGATCAAGCGACAGGAACCGACTGCGGAGGAACTGAAGGCCAAGAGTCGGGCCACTCCACCGCCGCCGAGTACCCTGCGCTCGGACAACAATAACCGCCTGCCATTTGCCCTGAGCCACTTGAATTTGCCGGGTCTGGGAttgggagtgggcgtgggtgtCGGCGGACACATCAATCCCGCCCTGCTGCTGGACAGTCCGGACGAGTGCACGCCGCCGGAGTACGCCTATCAGCACCTGAGCAGCGTTGCCACCACCAATTCGAGCACTTCCTTGGAGAGCAGTTGCGAACTGGGCGAGCTGAGTGGCTCCCAGAATAGCGTCTTCTACTGGGCCTCCATGGGTGGCGAGGTGAGCACATCAGCGGGCGCAGCTGCAGCCGATGGAACAGGAGGAActggagcaggaacaggagcaggagcaggagcagcagtgcCCATCGAAGGCCAAGATAGACGTCGTCTGGAGACGCAAAAAAGCAGTCGGAGCGAGCAGCAGCCCATCACAACGAACGCTTCCTCAGCGCCTGGGAACAGCAGTAGGAGCTGCAGCCTGACCAGCGACAGCAGCTCCATCCGGCTGACCCGGCTGCAGAACTTCCTCTTTAAGAGCAGCAACGAGAGCTCTAGGAGCTGCCAGGGTCACTCAAACGAGGGATTCACGGTGTCCTCGCACAACTCCTCCTCCGGGGAGTGGGAGCAACTGGGTGCCTACCTCTCCAGCAGCAGTGGCGTGGGTGGTGGCCATGACTTCCAGGGCGGCTCCTTTCCCGAGGAAAGCACGCCCGATGATACGGATGCCACGCTGCCGGTGGAGACAAGTAgcagtggcggcggcggtggctaCTACCAGTACACCCTGACGTCCCCCAACAATCCCTTTCTGCCAGAGATCACGGCGCGCACCTATCACAGCACCTACAGCGAGGATGGAGCCGTGGAGGGCGGCGAGCCAACGACGGAGGATCTGCAGCTGGACGGGAAGTATGGCTGTGCGGGCAGTAGGTCCGCCCAGCTGCCAACGCCGTCATACAGTCGAGCAGGATCGCAGGAGTCGACGCACAGCGAAGGAGGAGGGCCGCCTGGTCCCACACCCAGTCCCGCTTCCAGTTCCTCCTCCACGCCAGGTCGGCATCGCAGGAAGCTGTTCAGCCTGAACTCACCCACCCGACTGCttcaccaccagcagcagcaggctccACAGAGTGGAGCCAACTCGGCGTCGCCTCCATCCGGCGGAAGTAGCAATgatggcggcggcggcaagtTCAACTCGGCCAGTCTGGTGCGCAGTCTGAATCCGTTCCTGCCCAGCGTTACGTCGCCGAAGAAGGCGCCGCACAAGCAGTCGGCGGTGACCTCGCCCGGCTCCTTGACCCCTGACCTTAGCACGAAACGCGAGGAGTTCCTCCGGGCCACCATGAAGATCTGCTTGGTCGTCTCGCCGCCCAACAGCAAGCTGCAG CTGAAATCGAAGAGTCTCACGCACTTGGATGGCCTCGACTCGGGTGTGGTGGCCTGCCAGCACGGTCCTCCGGGAAtggccaccagcaccaccgccaccaccagcaccaccgccaccacagCCGGTGGCATCGGCGCCACCAGCGGACTGTTCGCCACCAATGGAGCCCCAGGATCGCTGGGCCGGCAGGCCAATGTG ACTGAAAAGGGTGAACGAGCGGGCGGTTGCCTGTCACCCTCGGCACCACAGCCCTTCTCGCACTCCccaccgcaccacccacccacaatTTACACGCAGGCACCGCAGATCGTGCGGCGGATGCCTTCGCTGATGCTCTCGCCCACTCTCGACGAAACCACGACGACGGCCAGCTCGTCCTGCTTTGGTACCGGTCACCCCAGTGCCGGATCCttccaccagcaccagcaccagcaccatcATCAGCAACCGCCTGGCGGCGTCAGCTCCGCCAGcggcaccaccacctccaccacgTCTACTCATGCTGTACCCTCCTCCAAACACTTTCAGTCTGCTGGCGAGGCGGCGGccacatcctcgtcctcgaCGCTGAGTCCGCACAGCGCCACATCCGCGACcttgggcggcggcggagttggtggtggtggcggtgcaGGTGGTGGTGGCCTAACCTCCCCGGTTGGCTGCTCCACGTCCTCCGGTTCGACGGTGAAAAAGAAATCCTCGTTCATGAAGCGCAAGAAGCCACTGCTGACGCGCAGCGAG GTCTCCAGTTCCGAGTTCTTCTCCGTGTCATTCTGCCTGGACTCGTCGCAGCAGCCAGATGAGGAGTTCATTCCGGCCACCAAAGGCGTGACACTACT TAACGCACTCAGCCACGCCCTGCGGAGGCGGAACCTCAGCTTTACACAAATCACCATTACGGACAATAATCCCACGCCCAGTTTTTTAGATGCAG GTCCTTCGCTCCTGCCCGTTTCCGTGGATGAGCAGACCGATGTGGAGAGCCTGGCTGGACACCATCTCTGCATCACAGAACGAGGCAGCAACCGCAAGCCCCTGCAGAAGGCAGCTTCCTTT GGTTCCCGACAACCACCGCCCCGACTCCTGCCCTCCGTCTCCACCGAGGAGACCAGCGAGTCGGGAGTGGCGCCCGGAAAGCAGATCAAGCAACGGTGGTCCTCCATATTCGGCATCAAGAATCCCCAGCAGAGCCAGCTGTGCGAGCTGCTGAACAGCTATGCCAAGAACGGAGTGCCCCAGCGGGCGGACAGCATGAACTTTGATCACCCGGACCTGGTCAACTCACTGGCCTATCTGCAGGGTATGCACAAATCGTGGCGGGACTTTGTAAATAGCGATTCGATGAGCGAGTCGGAGGTGAAGATCCAAACGGCCATTTGGGAGCTGGTTACCACCGAGGTGTACTACATTCACGCCCTGCAAACAGTGACTGAT TTGTTCCTAGCCTGTTTGGAGGCTGTGCAGGAGGAGCGTCTGCTGATCGACGTGGACCAGGCTCGACTGTTCTCCAATGTGAGGGCTGTGTGCGAGGCGAACATCAAGTTCTGGACACTGTGGCTCTATCCCATGGTGGCACACAGTGTCATCACCCACGAGCCACTGAGATGCGCTTTTTTTCAGGAGGGGTTCCTTTCCTTCGCCTCCATTTTTGCGCCATATAAG ATCTACTGTGCGGAACAGAGCACCTGCCAGTTCTACTGCAAGGAGCTAAACCATAACAATGCCTTATTCACCTCCTACTTGGCGTGGTGCGAGTCGCAGAAGATGTGCAACCGCCTGCGACTCGCGGACATTGTGGTGCGACCCATGCAGCGACTGACCAAGTACAGCCTCCTCCTGGCCGCCATCAAGAAGCACATGAGCGACGTGGAGGAGATCGAGGCCATCGACGTCATGATGCACAGCGTGGAGAACTTTGTGGGCAGTGTGAACAACCACTTGACGATGCGACAGGAGAACGAGCGGCTCAAGGGCGTGATGGTGCGGATCGAGTCCTACGATGTGGTG GACACCAACAACGAGATGCTGGACAAGCTGATCAAGCAGCACAGCCAGATGTTTGACCTCTGTGCTCCGATGCGCGGATGCCCGGCCTACCATGTGCGCCACCTGTTCATGGAGGGCGACCACAAGTTCAAGGACAACCTCGGCAAGTCCGATGTGCACTGCTTCCTGCTCACGGATCTCCTCCTGGTGTGCAAGACGATCGCCAAGCGGGGACTGGGCGCTCTCAAGGTCATCCGGCAGCCGTACCTGACCGACCAGCTAATTGTTCAGCTGGCGCCGAACAATACACTGAACTGTGTGTACCTCAATGAGTTCCAGGTGGCCACCACGGCGTTTACGCTGCAGTGCACCGAGGCCAAGAACTGGTACGACGCCCTGTGGCGGGCCAAGACGATCTACCAAAGACTGAAGcgcggaggcggtggcggcggcagcggaaGTGGAACGGTGGGCGGCGGCGATAGCTTCCGGTTCGGTGGAAGTGCCACCAGCGGCGGCACCGCCGATTCCCTGGGCGTACGCAAGTCACCGATGAACTCCTCCATCTGCAGCCACGTCTCCAGTGCGAACAACAGCCACAGCGGCAGCGTCGAGTGGAACGACTCCCGCAACATATCCGTCGACTTTGAAAAGACAAACTCGGTGTCCAGCGACGAGGGCTCCAGCATAATGACAG GCAACCACGGAGTGAACCTGAAGGGCAAGCAGCAATTGATCAGTGGTCTGCACAAGACCAAGATGGGCATTATCGGCCAGATGGGCTCCAAGTCGGCGAACACGCTCTCCGTGCAGCCAATGAACCATCTGGGCCAGAGCCTGCCCAACCTGAACATGCATCACAGCCACAC AGTTCCCCTGCGCCGTGGCATGGCCTTCTCCACGTCGACGAAGAACCCGCCGCTGCGCAAGACCCGCAACATAACCTCCCAGAACAGTATTAACTGGCACCAGatcccggccacgcccacgccgccCAGCCCAAGATCGCAGTACCAGTCGCCGGGAGTGGTGTGCATGCAGAAATcgctgcccctgctgctgccGACAAGCACGGATGAGGGTCAAGGGCCCACccagccaccgccgccgctgcagaAGCAGCTCTCCCACCAGGCGCCTCTGCCCACCAGCATTCACAACCAGTCGAGCACCGAAACGGACGTCTGA
- the LOC6738797 gene encoding uncharacterized protein LOC6738797 isoform X4 — protein sequence MGGGFAAPPITLASNQRPVALDQAEIPIPATDMHEKLLEKEDKTERTNLLGRSKDKPPKDKPPKQSKFAERLRRSFRRGDHRSLEIKRQEPTAEELKAKSRATPPPPSTLRSDNNNRLPFALSHLNLPGLGLGVGVGVGGHINPALLLDSPDECTPPEYAYQHLSSVATTNSSTSLESSCELGELSGSQNSVFYWASMGGEVSTSAGAAAADGTGGTGAGTGAGAGAAVPIEGQDRRRLETQKSSRSEQQPITTNASSAPGNSSRSCSLTSDSSSIRLTRLQNFLFKSSNESSRSCQGHSNEGFTVSSHNSSSGEWEQLGAYLSSSSGVGGGHDFQGGSFPEESTPDDTDATLPVETSSSGGGGGYYQYTLTSPNNPFLPEITARTYHSTYSEDGAVEGGEPTTEDLQLDGKYGCAGSRSAQLPTPSYSRAGSQESTHSEGGGPPGPTPSPASSSSSTPGRHRRKLFSLNSPTRLLHHQQQQAPQSGANSASPPSGGSSNDGGGGKFNSASLVRSLNPFLPSVTSPKKAPHKQSAVTSPGSLTPDLSTKREEFLRATMKICLVVSPPNSKLQLKSKSLTHLDGLDSGVVACQHGPPGMATSTTATTSTTATTAGGIGATSGLFATNGAPGSLGRQANVVSSSEFFSVSFCLDSSQQPDEEFIPATKGVTLLNALSHALRRRNLSFTQITITDNNPTPSFLDAGPSLLPVSVDEQTDVESLAGHHLCITERGSNRKPLQKAASFGSRQPPPRLLPSVSTEETSESGVAPGKQIKQRWSSIFGIKNPQQSQLCELLNSYAKNGVPQRADSMNFDHPDLVNSLAYLQGMHKSWRDFVNSDSMSESEVKIQTAIWELVTTEVYYIHALQTVTDLFLACLEAVQEERLLIDVDQARLFSNVRAVCEANIKFWTLWLYPMVAHSVITHEPLRCAFFQEGFLSFASIFAPYKIYCAEQSTCQFYCKELNHNNALFTSYLAWCESQKMCNRLRLADIVVRPMQRLTKYSLLLAAIKKHMSDVEEIEAIDVMMHSVENFVGSVNNHLTMRQENERLKGVMVRIESYDVVDTNNEMLDKLIKQHSQMFDLCAPMRGCPAYHVRHLFMEGDHKFKDNLGKSDVHCFLLTDLLLVCKTIAKRGLGALKVIRQPYLTDQLIVQLAPNNTLNCVYLNEFQVATTAFTLQCTEAKNWYDALWRAKTIYQRLKRGGGGGGSGSGTVGGGDSFRFGGSATSGGTADSLGVRKSPMNSSICSHVSSANNSHSGSVEWNDSRNISVDFEKTNSVSSDEGSSIMTGNHGVNLKGKQQLISGLHKTKMGIIGQMGSKSANTLSVQPMNHLGQSLPNLNMHHSHTNNTLLVPGSTTSHSGNMLLSPSHRGISYPPPSPTRVPLRRGMAFSTSTKNPPLRKTRNITSQNSINWHQIPATPTPPSPRSQYQSPGVVCMQKSLPLLLPTSTDEGQGPTQPPPPLQKQLSHQAPLPTSIHNQSSTETDV from the exons ATGGGTGGTGGCTTTGCGGCGCCACCGATTACACTAGCCAGCAACCAGCGACCAGTGGCTTTGGACCAGGCCGAGATACCCATTCCGGCGACGGATATGCACGAGAAACTCCTGGAGAAGGAAGACAAGACTGAGAGGACCAATCTGCTGGGCAGGTCCAAGGACAAACCGCCCAAGGACAAGCCGCCCAAGCAGTCAAAGTTCGCAGAGCGCTTGCGGCGCTCCTTCCGCCGCGGCGATCATCGATCCTTGGAGATCAAGCGACAGGAACCGACTGCGGAGGAACTGAAGGCCAAGAGTCGGGCCACTCCACCGCCGCCGAGTACCCTGCGCTCGGACAACAATAACCGCCTGCCATTTGCCCTGAGCCACTTGAATTTGCCGGGTCTGGGAttgggagtgggcgtgggtgtCGGCGGACACATCAATCCCGCCCTGCTGCTGGACAGTCCGGACGAGTGCACGCCGCCGGAGTACGCCTATCAGCACCTGAGCAGCGTTGCCACCACCAATTCGAGCACTTCCTTGGAGAGCAGTTGCGAACTGGGCGAGCTGAGTGGCTCCCAGAATAGCGTCTTCTACTGGGCCTCCATGGGTGGCGAGGTGAGCACATCAGCGGGCGCAGCTGCAGCCGATGGAACAGGAGGAActggagcaggaacaggagcaggagcaggagcagcagtgcCCATCGAAGGCCAAGATAGACGTCGTCTGGAGACGCAAAAAAGCAGTCGGAGCGAGCAGCAGCCCATCACAACGAACGCTTCCTCAGCGCCTGGGAACAGCAGTAGGAGCTGCAGCCTGACCAGCGACAGCAGCTCCATCCGGCTGACCCGGCTGCAGAACTTCCTCTTTAAGAGCAGCAACGAGAGCTCTAGGAGCTGCCAGGGTCACTCAAACGAGGGATTCACGGTGTCCTCGCACAACTCCTCCTCCGGGGAGTGGGAGCAACTGGGTGCCTACCTCTCCAGCAGCAGTGGCGTGGGTGGTGGCCATGACTTCCAGGGCGGCTCCTTTCCCGAGGAAAGCACGCCCGATGATACGGATGCCACGCTGCCGGTGGAGACAAGTAgcagtggcggcggcggtggctaCTACCAGTACACCCTGACGTCCCCCAACAATCCCTTTCTGCCAGAGATCACGGCGCGCACCTATCACAGCACCTACAGCGAGGATGGAGCCGTGGAGGGCGGCGAGCCAACGACGGAGGATCTGCAGCTGGACGGGAAGTATGGCTGTGCGGGCAGTAGGTCCGCCCAGCTGCCAACGCCGTCATACAGTCGAGCAGGATCGCAGGAGTCGACGCACAGCGAAGGAGGAGGGCCGCCTGGTCCCACACCCAGTCCCGCTTCCAGTTCCTCCTCCACGCCAGGTCGGCATCGCAGGAAGCTGTTCAGCCTGAACTCACCCACCCGACTGCttcaccaccagcagcagcaggctccACAGAGTGGAGCCAACTCGGCGTCGCCTCCATCCGGCGGAAGTAGCAATgatggcggcggcggcaagtTCAACTCGGCCAGTCTGGTGCGCAGTCTGAATCCGTTCCTGCCCAGCGTTACGTCGCCGAAGAAGGCGCCGCACAAGCAGTCGGCGGTGACCTCGCCCGGCTCCTTGACCCCTGACCTTAGCACGAAACGCGAGGAGTTCCTCCGGGCCACCATGAAGATCTGCTTGGTCGTCTCGCCGCCCAACAGCAAGCTGCAG CTGAAATCGAAGAGTCTCACGCACTTGGATGGCCTCGACTCGGGTGTGGTGGCCTGCCAGCACGGTCCTCCGGGAAtggccaccagcaccaccgccaccaccagcaccaccgccaccacagCCGGTGGCATCGGCGCCACCAGCGGACTGTTCGCCACCAATGGAGCCCCAGGATCGCTGGGCCGGCAGGCCAATGTG GTCTCCAGTTCCGAGTTCTTCTCCGTGTCATTCTGCCTGGACTCGTCGCAGCAGCCAGATGAGGAGTTCATTCCGGCCACCAAAGGCGTGACACTACT TAACGCACTCAGCCACGCCCTGCGGAGGCGGAACCTCAGCTTTACACAAATCACCATTACGGACAATAATCCCACGCCCAGTTTTTTAGATGCAG GTCCTTCGCTCCTGCCCGTTTCCGTGGATGAGCAGACCGATGTGGAGAGCCTGGCTGGACACCATCTCTGCATCACAGAACGAGGCAGCAACCGCAAGCCCCTGCAGAAGGCAGCTTCCTTT GGTTCCCGACAACCACCGCCCCGACTCCTGCCCTCCGTCTCCACCGAGGAGACCAGCGAGTCGGGAGTGGCGCCCGGAAAGCAGATCAAGCAACGGTGGTCCTCCATATTCGGCATCAAGAATCCCCAGCAGAGCCAGCTGTGCGAGCTGCTGAACAGCTATGCCAAGAACGGAGTGCCCCAGCGGGCGGACAGCATGAACTTTGATCACCCGGACCTGGTCAACTCACTGGCCTATCTGCAGGGTATGCACAAATCGTGGCGGGACTTTGTAAATAGCGATTCGATGAGCGAGTCGGAGGTGAAGATCCAAACGGCCATTTGGGAGCTGGTTACCACCGAGGTGTACTACATTCACGCCCTGCAAACAGTGACTGAT TTGTTCCTAGCCTGTTTGGAGGCTGTGCAGGAGGAGCGTCTGCTGATCGACGTGGACCAGGCTCGACTGTTCTCCAATGTGAGGGCTGTGTGCGAGGCGAACATCAAGTTCTGGACACTGTGGCTCTATCCCATGGTGGCACACAGTGTCATCACCCACGAGCCACTGAGATGCGCTTTTTTTCAGGAGGGGTTCCTTTCCTTCGCCTCCATTTTTGCGCCATATAAG ATCTACTGTGCGGAACAGAGCACCTGCCAGTTCTACTGCAAGGAGCTAAACCATAACAATGCCTTATTCACCTCCTACTTGGCGTGGTGCGAGTCGCAGAAGATGTGCAACCGCCTGCGACTCGCGGACATTGTGGTGCGACCCATGCAGCGACTGACCAAGTACAGCCTCCTCCTGGCCGCCATCAAGAAGCACATGAGCGACGTGGAGGAGATCGAGGCCATCGACGTCATGATGCACAGCGTGGAGAACTTTGTGGGCAGTGTGAACAACCACTTGACGATGCGACAGGAGAACGAGCGGCTCAAGGGCGTGATGGTGCGGATCGAGTCCTACGATGTGGTG GACACCAACAACGAGATGCTGGACAAGCTGATCAAGCAGCACAGCCAGATGTTTGACCTCTGTGCTCCGATGCGCGGATGCCCGGCCTACCATGTGCGCCACCTGTTCATGGAGGGCGACCACAAGTTCAAGGACAACCTCGGCAAGTCCGATGTGCACTGCTTCCTGCTCACGGATCTCCTCCTGGTGTGCAAGACGATCGCCAAGCGGGGACTGGGCGCTCTCAAGGTCATCCGGCAGCCGTACCTGACCGACCAGCTAATTGTTCAGCTGGCGCCGAACAATACACTGAACTGTGTGTACCTCAATGAGTTCCAGGTGGCCACCACGGCGTTTACGCTGCAGTGCACCGAGGCCAAGAACTGGTACGACGCCCTGTGGCGGGCCAAGACGATCTACCAAAGACTGAAGcgcggaggcggtggcggcggcagcggaaGTGGAACGGTGGGCGGCGGCGATAGCTTCCGGTTCGGTGGAAGTGCCACCAGCGGCGGCACCGCCGATTCCCTGGGCGTACGCAAGTCACCGATGAACTCCTCCATCTGCAGCCACGTCTCCAGTGCGAACAACAGCCACAGCGGCAGCGTCGAGTGGAACGACTCCCGCAACATATCCGTCGACTTTGAAAAGACAAACTCGGTGTCCAGCGACGAGGGCTCCAGCATAATGACAG GCAACCACGGAGTGAACCTGAAGGGCAAGCAGCAATTGATCAGTGGTCTGCACAAGACCAAGATGGGCATTATCGGCCAGATGGGCTCCAAGTCGGCGAACACGCTCTCCGTGCAGCCAATGAACCATCTGGGCCAGAGCCTGCCCAACCTGAACATGCATCACAGCCACAC TAACAATACTCTGCTCGTGCCCGGCTCCACGACGAGCCACTCGGGCAACATGTTGTTGTCGCCCAGCCACCGCGGCATTTCCTACCCGCCGCCGAGCCCAACGAG AGTTCCCCTGCGCCGTGGCATGGCCTTCTCCACGTCGACGAAGAACCCGCCGCTGCGCAAGACCCGCAACATAACCTCCCAGAACAGTATTAACTGGCACCAGatcccggccacgcccacgccgccCAGCCCAAGATCGCAGTACCAGTCGCCGGGAGTGGTGTGCATGCAGAAATcgctgcccctgctgctgccGACAAGCACGGATGAGGGTCAAGGGCCCACccagccaccgccgccgctgcagaAGCAGCTCTCCCACCAGGCGCCTCTGCCCACCAGCATTCACAACCAGTCGAGCACCGAAACGGACGTCTGA